The Desulfovibrio intestinalis DNA segment CGCGAAAAAGTTGACTTTATCGTTTCTGACTGGAACATGCCCAACATGACGGGCATTGACCTGCTGCGCAAAGTGCGCGCCAGCGAACAGTTCGCCCACATTCCTTTTCTTATGGTCACCGCAGAAGCCCAGCAGGAAAATATCATTGAGGCTGTGCAGGCCAAGGTGTCCAACTATATCGTCAAGCCCTTCACCGCCGACACAATGAAGCAGAAGATCGATAAAATCTTTGGCTGATATCGCGCGGGGGCATTCCTGCCTGCGGCGGGCCCCGATGCGGCTGCCAGGAGTTCCGCGTGGCTAACAAGACTGAAGTCAAAGATGCTCCCGCAAGGGACGAAATGCAGGTTTCGCTTGGGCCGGACCCGGCCATGCGCAAAGTGGACCTCGATCTTGACGACGCCCCTTTTCTGAAAGAGCAGGAGTCGGATGTCCCGGCTGTGGCGGACACAAAAAACCTGCCTGCCGATCAAGAGCCAAAACCCGACGCCAAAAAGAAAATAAAGCTCATTATTATCGGCGGCGCGGCTTTTCTGCTGCTTGTGCTGGGCGCTGCCGTATGGTGGTTCTTTCTGCGCACGCCGCCTGTTCCTCCGGCTGAAATCAAGCCAGAAGTCATTGTTGTGCCTTCCAACCCCACGGCATCCCATCCAGCAGACTATGTGAAAGAACTGGCCCACTTTGTGGTGCCCCGTGACGTCAACGGCGTTACCCGTTTTCTGGTCTGCAAATTTTCCACCATAAGCAAGAGCTCCGCAGTCAGTGCTGAGATGGATCACAAGATGATCGCCCTCCGTGACGCGCTGTACTTCTATCTGAGCGGCAAAAGCAACGACTACTTG contains these protein-coding regions:
- a CDS encoding flagellar basal body-associated FliL family protein, producing the protein MANKTEVKDAPARDEMQVSLGPDPAMRKVDLDLDDAPFLKEQESDVPAVADTKNLPADQEPKPDAKKKIKLIIIGGAAFLLLVLGAAVWWFFLRTPPVPPAEIKPEVIVVPSNPTASHPADYVKELAHFVVPRDVNGVTRFLVCKFSTISKSSAVSAEMDHKMIALRDALYFYLSGKSNDYLLNPGNTVTIKRDLTSILNDYLTQGRIDDVLFESYLNE
- a CDS encoding chemotaxis response regulator CheY; the protein is MPYNPNMRVLVVDDFSTMRRIVRNILRQIGFQNVVEADDGTTAWEVLNREKVDFIVSDWNMPNMTGIDLLRKVRASEQFAHIPFLMVTAEAQQENIIEAVQAKVSNYIVKPFTADTMKQKIDKIFG